DNA from Triticum aestivum cultivar Chinese Spring chromosome 7D, IWGSC CS RefSeq v2.1, whole genome shotgun sequence:
TATGCACTTTGTTCGATAGCAATTAAAGAACTTACACTTTGTTCGATAGCAATTCAGGTAGGTTTTTTTGCCCCTGGGTGATTTTTTTTTAAATCGTCAAAGGAGTTCATTCATCGTGTCACCCTCGACTCTGCTGTTGTGTCCATCTTAAACTTTTGGATGGCCATCGTTTCAGCATGACTAATTAAAGATCACTTTCCAACGTTTTCTTCTATTTATCCAATTAGCATTGCACGCAAACTTGACTTCAGTCATTGTTATTGGTCGTTAGTTTTACCAGTGTCATGGTTCCTCGGTAAAAAAAATGTTTCTTTCGAACTGACTTCAGCTTAGCAGCGCTTTAATTTGGATTTACACCGTAGCCAGAAACCAGCAGTGCAGTCGAATTTGGTCCTGTATTTTGTAAACGAGATGCTTGATCACTATTAACACGAAAGATATATTGAGGAACTATGCATTAGTGGTACATATATTTGTATTTCGGTGTGCTTGTCAGATTCCAAATCAGGTTCATTTTGTACCTGTACAAGACTGACTGGATCTGTTTAATGAAATTATCCCCTTTCCTGTGCCAGCCTTTGGTTCTTCCTTTTTGTGGTTATAATGCTGTTGATAGGTGCATAAATATGCATTGAAGTTGTGATAATTTTGTTGGAGTTGTGGAGCAACTTTTCTGTATTCATCTATCTTAACTCTACTGCTAATAATTTCTGCAGGACATCCTGGCTAATTGATAGCCAAAGAATTGCTTCGAAAATAAAAAACGTTTCTGGGTCACGGGATCTCAGTAAACAAAAATGGTTGAGCAACCCAACTAAGGAGTGCCCGAATTGCAGCCACAGCATTGATAACAGTGATGTAAGAGTTGTGCCTTTGCATTTCTATTATGCAAAAttgaactagctgtggtgcatgTGTATATCATTAGCATTTTGTTGTTGGTATGTTTGAATGGCTGATTCATGCTTATTTtaaagggccatttgcatttcagcccctaactcgaaccacctactcagatttacCTGTAAAAAAATCATGTGTTCAAATTTGTCCCTCTTCCGTTAAGTGCggttatagaaatgcccttccgtacatTTTCCGTCCAGTCAAATGCCTTTAACGGTCAAacgcctttgactggacggaaaatGTACGGAAGGGCATTTTTATAAGCGCACTTAACGGaaaaggggcaaatttgagcacatgatttttttaggggtaaatctgagagtgggcgcaaattaggggcataaATGTAAATATCCCTATTTTAAATAGAGGATTTAGAGAAAAAACTATATAGTTAATGTTTGAGCGATTACTGTTATCTTTATCCAGCCTTCTGCTCATTGGTCTATGTTAATAAGGCAATCACTTCTTCGTAAAGCTGGAACAGATTCTGTTATAATTCTGTGACTTTGTGATTCTCATGTTCCAGATCAAGTGTTGTGTGAATATATTGTTTCTAAAGTTTTTGAGTTTTCTCACTTGAGACTTGGATTAGTATTGTTAATTATTAATGCCCAGTAAGGTACTAAGATGTAATGTAAACTGCAACCCTCTGATGAATTAAGGTTTCTCTACAGGTTGTTCACCAGTGGCCTGGTTTGCCAAAGGGTGTAAAGTTTGATCCGTCTGACCAGGAATTGCTTGGGCATTTGCTGGCAAAACATGACAGAGCAGGTTCTCAACCTCACCCATTCATCGATGAATTTATTCCAACAGTTGAGGAAGCTGATGGTATCTGTTACACTCATCCACAGAAACTTCCAGGTTCCCCTCAGTTTAAATCTTTGAAGTACCCAGATATCTTCCTGTGTTTGCTATCTGGTCTTTTCCAGTCAAACCCAAGGCCCAGCATTTCTGCTAAATCTAGCAGTATTTTCGGTGTTGGCAATCACTTTTTTTTCATTCAATATATTACCTTTACACATATGTCACTCAGGAACATTCTACAAATCTGCTATGACGTCTTGCATCTCTAGACTGGTTCAGTTCAGGTCCTTTTTTTTCAAACGGGGACTTCACTTTCTTTATAAAGCACCTTTTTTTATAGCTTTGGCAATAGAAGTGTGCTTTTGAGAAATTTAATCTGTTTTCTCTGCTCTGCTTTGTTGCTTTGCATTACTGTTGAATTGACTTCATCCTTTTCAGGCGTTAAGCAAGATGGAAGTGTATCACACTTCTTCCACAGAACATTTAAAGCATATAACACTGGGACTAGGAAGCGTCGAAAGATCAACACTAGTGATCTTGCCGATGTTCGCTGGCACAAGACAGGCAAGACAAAGCCAGTAATGGTTGATGGACAGCACCTTGGCTGTAAGAAAATAATGGTGCTATATATGAGTACTGTGAAGGGTGGAAAGCCCAAGAAGACTAACTGGGTGATGCATCAATATCATCTAGGCACTGGGGAAGATGAGCAGAATGGGGAATATGTTGTCTCCAAATTATTTTTCCAGCAACAGAATGGGCAAAAGAGTGCATTAGAGCTAACCAACACAGATGTGATGGAAACTACAGTTGCTGAAGCAGATCTTACTGACCTCCCTGAACCAACCgcggaagaagaagatgaacgTATTAGTAGTATTAGTAACCAAGAGTTTCTTCTTAATAATGAATATAATGCTGACGAGGAAGCCCTTCATAGCCATGAACATAATACTTATCAGGTAGTTGCCTATTCATATCGCTGTATTTCTATGCATTATACGTTCTAGTCAAGTTGAGTTAGCAAACAAAACATAAGAAGTGTTTAAGGTAACTGAATAATGAAGTCGGTAACTGATATGCAGGAAAACGGAGATTGTGAAATAAAAATGGAAGAAAaagctgctgatgaaaatgccgtCTATCCATCCTCTGAAAAACCCGAGGATGGAGATAATCCACCATCACAAGATCCAAACTTGTGGGAAGGTGATTCCCAGTTTCTGTTAGATTCTCAGCAACTAGCAGAAAACTTGGCCATTTGTGATGAGTTCCTGCAGAGTCAGACCTCATGCGGCGATGGAGATGAACCAGGTTCGATCAAGCCTCGCCTGGCAGTTTATGCCCAATTGCCAGTAGAGGACTTGAAGAAAGATCTGCAAGAATACAAGGACTTGGGCCCTTCAGACAATGCAAATCTTGAGCCTGAAAACAATGCTGAACTTCGATTGAGCCAACTCGTAAGATTTTGATACCTTGGACCCTCATGCAGTTTGTTGACATGTTCAGTTTTCCCTTTCCACCCTGGGTTTGCTAATCCGTGCCTTACTTGCAGGAATTTTCACAGGACAGCTATACGATTGGAATTTTCACAGGGCAGGCGGCTGATTGACGTCGTCTCTCCTTGAATGCATTGCCAGCACCCTGCGCATGAAGAAACATCTGAAACCCCTTTTTGCGAGACAATATTAGAGCAATGTGCTGCAAGCATCACCAACTGTGGTTTTCAGCTATGTGGTGATGTGGCTATTTTGTAACCTGCCAGCTTAAGACGTTGGCACTGTATATGAGTCGGGGTTGTTTATGCACTGATGAGTTGCTCTCAGGCATACGAACTGTTAAATTATGAAGAAGGCCAGAAGGTGTGATGCTGTGCGCTGGTTACTGTTCAGTCCTAGAACTAGCTATGTCTGGCAGCATGCGCTTGTAAATTGTAAGGATTAGCTGCCTCATTTTGGGAATCTTGAATGAAATGCTAAATGATTAGCTGATGTACTGATGAGTTTTTTCTTCAGTTGCAATTATAAATCCTGAATTTGAGTTGTCTAATGATGTTGCATTGACAACGTTGGCCGTCATGGTACCACCTATTAAATGTAAAAGATCACTTTCATGTGTGGACTAATACCTTGGTGAAGTTGGGGTGAGAATTTCGTGCAAGATTGATCTTGTGATAATCACATGACAGAGATGGAAAACCAACCCCAACTTTTTCAACTCCCTTTCAATGTCTGGTATATATCTCTATGAGTCGGTATATCGTTTCGAATGGATTTTAACTGGCAGGACT
Protein-coding regions in this window:
- the LOC123167587 gene encoding SUPPRESSOR OF GAMMA RESPONSE 1, with protein sequence MTGTSWLIDSQRIASKIKNVSGSRDLSKQKWLSNPTKECPNCSHSIDNSDVVHQWPGLPKGVKFDPSDQELLGHLLAKHDRAGSQPHPFIDEFIPTVEEADGICYTHPQKLPGVKQDGSVSHFFHRTFKAYNTGTRKRRKINTSDLADVRWHKTGKTKPVMVDGQHLGCKKIMVLYMSTVKGGKPKKTNWVMHQYHLGTGEDEQNGEYVVSKLFFQQQNGQKSALELTNTDVMETTVAEADLTDLPEPTAEEEDERISSISNQEFLLNNEYNADEEALHSHEHNTYQENGDCEIKMEEKAADENAVYPSSEKPEDGDNPPSQDPNLWEGDSQFLLDSQQLAENLAICDEFLQSQTSCGDGDEPGSIKPRLAVYAQLPVEDLKKDLQEYKDLGPSDNANLEPENNAELRLSQLEFSQDSYTIGIFTGQAAD